In Rhineura floridana isolate rRhiFlo1 chromosome 6, rRhiFlo1.hap2, whole genome shotgun sequence, one genomic interval encodes:
- the SPATA1 gene encoding spermatogenesis-associated protein 1 isoform X4, with translation MVIPASIKNNSRKILLTSFPFSLLPLVKAKQETELKLKSFAPPYAFHPELYLLPGVESIYSSSSSTPERYKNTEYIHAYTSYLRPPSLSDPDHEVGQNPKILESSSKNQLGQTQDKSNLIGWNKTKMGSVPCLPVTRSSKQEKNERIQEKYNSQRREGGISCNTDQRESITSPYILQDFISARQNSVKKSTSVKMPKRKPLSQAQERHHTPRKSKKCDESVASSHVNQDCKQEENKPIQVNRIPQKTKEEASIKLDANTENEGNVASIGMGRHTTGDSGIPESLEERDMDYLHSKRSQQHPGIAKSIADTGSVQDSQTDENNLNDFAHPSQYLSPPTPPLLALSVNRAEVPNRIFPTEGSELVRQLQHIKTERKHLEKTREELVKKVKGLLEQNKLRRYHARDSWKKKYFEAKKVTASLEEVLNKLQEDLELHYQKLLMQLEARDIRKKRNNSTHIANSRNNTIVQITTLQHEIDQLRRKLDNVKMKLVIEIKMRKQAASDLRALKAELAHKKVQSSFKLQSEKEVF, from the exons GTGAAAGCAAAGCAGGAGACAGAACTGAAGCTCAAATCATTTGCTCCTCCATAT GCATTTCATCCAGAACTGTATTTGTTACCTGGAGTAGAAAGTATTTATTCATCTTCATCATCAACTCCAGAGAGATACAAGAATACAGAATATATACATGCATATACATCATATCTTAGACCACCTAGTTTGTCTGATCCAGATCATGAAGTTGGTCAAAACCCCAAAATTTTGGAGAGCTCCTCAAAAAATCAACTCGGTCAGACTCAGGATAAAAGTAATTTAATAGGATGGAATAAAACGAAAATGGGAAGTGTTCCATGTTTGCCTGTAACACGGAGCTCTAAGCAAGAAAAGAATGAAAGGATTCAAGAAAAATATAATTCACAAAGAAGGGAAG GAGGAATTAGTTGTAACACAGACCAAAGAGAATCCATTACATCTCCCTATATATTGCAAGATTTCATTTCTGCAAGACAGAACTCTGTAAAAAAATCCACATCAGTAAAAATGCCTAAGAGAAAGCCTTTAAGTCAAGCTCAAGAAAGGCATCATACTCCCAGAAAGAGCAAGAAATGCGACGAGTCTGTTGCATCTTCACATGTAAATCAGGATTGCAAGCAAGAGGAAAACAAACCAATTCAAGTAAATCGCATCCCACAGAAGACAAAAG AAGAAGCCTCTATCAAGTTGGATGCAAATACAGAAAATGAAGGTAATGTGGCAAGCATTGGAATGGGAAGACATACCACAGGGGATTCAGGAATTCCAGAATCCTTGGAGGAGAGAGATATGGACTATTTACACAGTAAGAGGAG CCAACAGCATCCTGGAATTGCCAAGTCTATTGCTGACACTGGTAGTGTGCAAGATAGCCAG ACTGATGAAAATAATCTAAATGACTTTGCACATCCAAGTCAGTATCTTTCCCCTCCTACTCCACCTCTACTGGCTCTGTCTGTAAATAGGGCTGAAGTTCCCAACAGAATATTTCCAACAGAGG GAAGTGAGTTGGTTAGACAGCTGCAACATATCAAGACAGAAAGAAAGCATCTGGAAAAGACCAGAGAAGAGCTGGTTAAAAAAGTGAAAGGCTTACTTGAACAGAACAAGCTCAGGAGATATCATG CCCGTGATTCCTGGAAGAAGAAATATTTTGAAGCTAAGAAAGtcacagcttccttggaagaagtttTAAATAAACTCCAGGAAGATTTAGAACTTCACTACCAGAAATTATTGATGCAGCTAGAAGCTAGGGATATTAGGAAAAAACGAAATAATTCAACACATATTGCTAATTCAAGG AATAATACAATAGTCCAGATTACCACGCTGCAGCATGAAATTGACCAACTAAGGAGAAAGCTTGATAATGTGAAAATGAAGCTTGTCATAGAAATTAAG ATGAGAAAGCAGGCAGCTTCTGATTTACGAGCACTGAAGGCAGAATTGGCACACAAGAAAGTTCAGTCATCTTTTAAACTCCAGTCTGAAAAAGAAGTATTTTAG
- the SPATA1 gene encoding spermatogenesis-associated protein 1 isoform X3: MTLRTLREQLGDYLGEDAVVDQYIFLKCIGKKLAVVKAKQETELKLKSFAPPYAFHPELYLLPGVESIYSSSSSTPERYKNTEYIHAYTSYLRPPSLSDPDHEVGQNPKILESSSKNQLGQTQDKSNLIGWNKTKMGSVPCLPVTRSSKQEKNERIQEKYNSQRREGGISCNTDQRESITSPYILQDFISARQNSVKKSTSVKMPKRKPLSQAQERHHTPRKSKKCDESVASSHVNQDCKQEENKPIQVNRIPQKTKEEASIKLDANTENEGNVASIGMGRHTTGDSGIPESLEERDMDYLHSKRSQQHPGIAKSIADTGSVQDSQTDENNLNDFAHPSQYLSPPTPPLLALSVNRAEVPNRIFPTEGSELVRQLQHIKTERKHLEKTREELVKKVKGLLEQNKLRRYHARDSWKKKYFEAKKVTASLEEVLNKLQEDLELHYQKLLMQLEARDIRKKRNNSTHIANSRNNTIVQITTLQHEIDQLRRKLDNVKMKLVIEIKMRKQAASDLRALKAELAHKKVQSSFKLQSEKEVF; the protein is encoded by the exons GTGAAAGCAAAGCAGGAGACAGAACTGAAGCTCAAATCATTTGCTCCTCCATAT GCATTTCATCCAGAACTGTATTTGTTACCTGGAGTAGAAAGTATTTATTCATCTTCATCATCAACTCCAGAGAGATACAAGAATACAGAATATATACATGCATATACATCATATCTTAGACCACCTAGTTTGTCTGATCCAGATCATGAAGTTGGTCAAAACCCCAAAATTTTGGAGAGCTCCTCAAAAAATCAACTCGGTCAGACTCAGGATAAAAGTAATTTAATAGGATGGAATAAAACGAAAATGGGAAGTGTTCCATGTTTGCCTGTAACACGGAGCTCTAAGCAAGAAAAGAATGAAAGGATTCAAGAAAAATATAATTCACAAAGAAGGGAAG GAGGAATTAGTTGTAACACAGACCAAAGAGAATCCATTACATCTCCCTATATATTGCAAGATTTCATTTCTGCAAGACAGAACTCTGTAAAAAAATCCACATCAGTAAAAATGCCTAAGAGAAAGCCTTTAAGTCAAGCTCAAGAAAGGCATCATACTCCCAGAAAGAGCAAGAAATGCGACGAGTCTGTTGCATCTTCACATGTAAATCAGGATTGCAAGCAAGAGGAAAACAAACCAATTCAAGTAAATCGCATCCCACAGAAGACAAAAG AAGAAGCCTCTATCAAGTTGGATGCAAATACAGAAAATGAAGGTAATGTGGCAAGCATTGGAATGGGAAGACATACCACAGGGGATTCAGGAATTCCAGAATCCTTGGAGGAGAGAGATATGGACTATTTACACAGTAAGAGGAG CCAACAGCATCCTGGAATTGCCAAGTCTATTGCTGACACTGGTAGTGTGCAAGATAGCCAG ACTGATGAAAATAATCTAAATGACTTTGCACATCCAAGTCAGTATCTTTCCCCTCCTACTCCACCTCTACTGGCTCTGTCTGTAAATAGGGCTGAAGTTCCCAACAGAATATTTCCAACAGAGG GAAGTGAGTTGGTTAGACAGCTGCAACATATCAAGACAGAAAGAAAGCATCTGGAAAAGACCAGAGAAGAGCTGGTTAAAAAAGTGAAAGGCTTACTTGAACAGAACAAGCTCAGGAGATATCATG CCCGTGATTCCTGGAAGAAGAAATATTTTGAAGCTAAGAAAGtcacagcttccttggaagaagtttTAAATAAACTCCAGGAAGATTTAGAACTTCACTACCAGAAATTATTGATGCAGCTAGAAGCTAGGGATATTAGGAAAAAACGAAATAATTCAACACATATTGCTAATTCAAGG AATAATACAATAGTCCAGATTACCACGCTGCAGCATGAAATTGACCAACTAAGGAGAAAGCTTGATAATGTGAAAATGAAGCTTGTCATAGAAATTAAG ATGAGAAAGCAGGCAGCTTCTGATTTACGAGCACTGAAGGCAGAATTGGCACACAAGAAAGTTCAGTCATCTTTTAAACTCCAGTCTGAAAAAGAAGTATTTTAG
- the LOC133387838 gene encoding di-N-acetylchitobiase-like isoform X1 — protein sequence MCYAHSKGSRIVLKGDVSVKKMVDSAARADWIKEKVDLAKMQYMDGINIDIEQQVKKSSAEYYALTDLVKEMTEAFHKEIPGSQVTFDLAWCPDCIDKRIYDYTGIVDSCDFVFVMSYDEQSRMWPHCIVGANAPYNQTLAGYDNYIRKGINPKKLVMGVPWYGYDYTCQGLSKDHVCSFAKIPFQGAPCSDAAGHQVPYKIIMNQTNHSLSGILWDEEQKAPYLEYKDPHGTFHQVWFDNPRSISLKAAYVKERGLRGIGMWNGDCLNYSGGSIAQEQTEAMWEALIPK from the exons ATGTGTTATGCTCATTCAAAAGGATCCAGAATAGTTTTAAAAG GAGATGTATCTGTGAAGAAAATGGTTGACTCTGCTGCCAGAGCAGACTGGATAAAGGAAAAAGTGGACCTGGCCAAAATGCAGTATATGGATGGAATCAATATAGATATTGAGCAACAAGTTAAAAAGTCTTCAGCTGAATATTATGCATTGACAGATTTGGTTAAAGAAATGACAGAAGCTTTTCACAAAGAAATTCCAGGATCACAG GTAACTTTTGATTTAGCCTGGTGTCCAGATTGCATAGACAAAAGAATTTACGACTACACTGGGATAGTCGATTCCTGTGATTTTGTGTTTGTGATGTCTTATGATGAGCAGAGTCGCATGTGGCCACACTGCATAGTAGGAGCCAATGCACCATACAACCAGACCTTAGCTG GATATGACAATTATATTCGCAAGGGCATTAATCCAAAAAAGCTTGTGATGGGTGTTCCATGGTATGGCTATGATTATACTTGTCAAGGCTTATCTAAG GATCATGTTTGTTCCTTTGCAAAAATCCCTTTCCAAGGGGCTCCATGCAGTGATGCAGCAGGACATCAAGTCCcttataaaataataatgaatcaGACAAATCATTCACTTTCTGGGATCCTGTGGGATGAGGAACAGAAAGCTCCTTATTTGGAATACAAG GACCCACATGGTACTTTTCATCAAGTGTGGTTTGACAATCCCAGGAGCATTTCTCTGAAGGCAGCCTACGTGAAAGAACGTGGCTTAAGGGGTATTGGCATGTGGAATGGGGATTGTCTTAACTACTCCGGAGGTTCCATAGCACAAGAGCAAACAGAAGCAATGTGGGAGGCCCTGATACCAAAGTGA
- the LOC133387838 gene encoding di-N-acetylchitobiase-like isoform X2 produces the protein MCYAHSKGSRIVLKGDVSVKKMVDSAARADWIKEKVDLAKMQYMDGINIDIEQQVKKSSAEYYALTDLVKEMTEAFHKEIPGSQVTFDLAWCPDCIDKRIYDYTGIVDSCDFVFVMSYDEQSRMWPHCIVGANAPYNQTLAGMEVSIKSMQDHVCSFAKIPFQGAPCSDAAGHQVPYKIIMNQTNHSLSGILWDEEQKAPYLEYKDPHGTFHQVWFDNPRSISLKAAYVKERGLRGIGMWNGDCLNYSGGSIAQEQTEAMWEALIPK, from the exons ATGTGTTATGCTCATTCAAAAGGATCCAGAATAGTTTTAAAAG GAGATGTATCTGTGAAGAAAATGGTTGACTCTGCTGCCAGAGCAGACTGGATAAAGGAAAAAGTGGACCTGGCCAAAATGCAGTATATGGATGGAATCAATATAGATATTGAGCAACAAGTTAAAAAGTCTTCAGCTGAATATTATGCATTGACAGATTTGGTTAAAGAAATGACAGAAGCTTTTCACAAAGAAATTCCAGGATCACAG GTAACTTTTGATTTAGCCTGGTGTCCAGATTGCATAGACAAAAGAATTTACGACTACACTGGGATAGTCGATTCCTGTGATTTTGTGTTTGTGATGTCTTATGATGAGCAGAGTCGCATGTGGCCACACTGCATAGTAGGAGCCAATGCACCATACAACCAGACCTTAGCTG GCATGGAAGTAAGCATAAAAAGCATGCAG GATCATGTTTGTTCCTTTGCAAAAATCCCTTTCCAAGGGGCTCCATGCAGTGATGCAGCAGGACATCAAGTCCcttataaaataataatgaatcaGACAAATCATTCACTTTCTGGGATCCTGTGGGATGAGGAACAGAAAGCTCCTTATTTGGAATACAAG GACCCACATGGTACTTTTCATCAAGTGTGGTTTGACAATCCCAGGAGCATTTCTCTGAAGGCAGCCTACGTGAAAGAACGTGGCTTAAGGGGTATTGGCATGTGGAATGGGGATTGTCTTAACTACTCCGGAGGTTCCATAGCACAAGAGCAAACAGAAGCAATGTGGGAGGCCCTGATACCAAAGTGA
- the LOC133387838 gene encoding di-N-acetylchitobiase-like isoform X3, with translation MCYAHSKGSRIVLKGDVSVKKMVDSAARADWIKEKVDLAKMQYMDGINIDIEQQVKKSSAEYYALTDLVKEMTEAFHKEIPGSQVTFDLAWCPDCIDKRIYDYTGIVDSCDFVFVMSYDEQSRMWPHCIVGANAPYNQTLAGYDNYIRKGINPKKLVMGVPWYGYDYTCQGLSKDHVCSFAKIPFQGAPCSDAAGHQVPYKIIMNQTNHSLSGILWDEEQKAPYLEYKAIPSASQIKPTLKGISSFPVEPY, from the exons ATGTGTTATGCTCATTCAAAAGGATCCAGAATAGTTTTAAAAG GAGATGTATCTGTGAAGAAAATGGTTGACTCTGCTGCCAGAGCAGACTGGATAAAGGAAAAAGTGGACCTGGCCAAAATGCAGTATATGGATGGAATCAATATAGATATTGAGCAACAAGTTAAAAAGTCTTCAGCTGAATATTATGCATTGACAGATTTGGTTAAAGAAATGACAGAAGCTTTTCACAAAGAAATTCCAGGATCACAG GTAACTTTTGATTTAGCCTGGTGTCCAGATTGCATAGACAAAAGAATTTACGACTACACTGGGATAGTCGATTCCTGTGATTTTGTGTTTGTGATGTCTTATGATGAGCAGAGTCGCATGTGGCCACACTGCATAGTAGGAGCCAATGCACCATACAACCAGACCTTAGCTG GATATGACAATTATATTCGCAAGGGCATTAATCCAAAAAAGCTTGTGATGGGTGTTCCATGGTATGGCTATGATTATACTTGTCAAGGCTTATCTAAG GATCATGTTTGTTCCTTTGCAAAAATCCCTTTCCAAGGGGCTCCATGCAGTGATGCAGCAGGACATCAAGTCCcttataaaataataatgaatcaGACAAATCATTCACTTTCTGGGATCCTGTGGGATGAGGAACAGAAAGCTCCTTATTTGGAATACAAGGCAA TTCCATCAGCCTCTCAAATCAAGCCTACACTGAAGGGTATTAGCAGCTTCCCAGTGGAACCATACTGA